A DNA window from Arachis duranensis cultivar V14167 chromosome 3, aradu.V14167.gnm2.J7QH, whole genome shotgun sequence contains the following coding sequences:
- the LOC107477123 gene encoding uncharacterized protein LOC107477123, whose product MNSSSHNRSNSVPSAPHPLISQYEECFQRLKASEAASSSSTSSKLNGLHALYECTDKVLQLQTVQQELRHESCKNSVDELLEGSLMLLDTCATVKDVLLQSSESIQGLQSAIRRKRWGESALKSEGDKYLSLRKKAKKTIQNALESFRGFKKGFLISPISSNTQDEFVSMIRSLKEAELFTLIQLESLLSFVYGSKAKPKMSSWTVVSKFMQPKRVCCDSDQSNTNEFEKVDGDLQCLFQKHSSVVSVKNFQNSMENLELCIKGLDSGIEQLERQLIKTRVSLLNIYNY is encoded by the coding sequence ATGAACTCATCTTCACACAACCGGTCGAATAGCGTGCCTTCTGCGCCACATCCTTTGATATCACAATATGAGGAGTGTTTCCAGAGGTTGAAGGCTTCTGAAGCTGCCTCTTCCTCATCAACAAGCTCTAAACTCAATGGTTTGCATGCTTTGTATGAATGCACAGATAAGGTACTTCAATTGCAAACTGTGCAGCAAGAACTCAGGCATGAATCTTGCAAGAATTCGGTGGATGAATTGCTAGAAGGGTCTCTGATGCTCTTGGATACTTGTGCTACTGTCAAAGATGTCCTGCTACAATCATCAGAGAGCATACAAGGACTTCAATCGGCCATTCGCAGAAAGAGATGGGGCGAATCAGCATTGAAATCCGAGGGTGATAAATACTTGTCCTTAAGGAAGAAGGCGAAAAAGACAATTCAAAATGCCTTAGAGAGTTTCAGGGGATTCAAGAAAGGCTTCCTTATTAGTCCAATTTCCTCAAACACTCAAGATGAATTTGTGTCCATGATTAGAAGCTTAAAAGAAGCAGAACTCTTCACACTGATCCAATTAGAGTCTTTGTTATCTTTCGTCTATGGCTCGAAGGCGAAACCAAAGATGAGCAGTTGGACAGTGGTCTCCAAGTTCATGCAGCCTAAGAGAGTATGCTGTGATTCAGACCAATCAAACACGAACGAATTCGAGAAGGTCGATGGAGACTTGCAGTGTCTCTTTCAGAAACATAGCAGTGTTGTGTCTGTTAAGAATTTCCAAAATTCTATGGAGAATTTAGAGTTATGTATTAAGGGTCTTGACTCAGGAATTGAGCAACTTGAAAGGCAACTTATTAAAACCAGAGTTTCACTTctcaacatatataattattaa
- the LOC107476653 gene encoding 40S ribosomal protein S25-2, whose protein sequence is MFFVILAPLPQSTPFSLSLLLSPEFMAPKKDKAPPPSSKPAKSGGGKQKKKKWSKGKQKEKVNNQVLFDQGTYDKLLSEAPKFKLITPSILSDRLRINGSLARRAIRELMARGSVRLVSAHASQQIYTRATNT, encoded by the exons GCCTCTTCCTCAAAGTACCcccttttccctttctcttctcctctcaCCCGAATTCATG GCTCCAAAGAAGGATAAGGCTCCTCCACCATCTTCTAAACCCGCCAAATCTGGTGGTGGCAAGCAGAAGAAGAAG AAGTGGAGCAAGGGAAAGCAAAAGGAGAAGGTGAACAACCAGGTGCTGTTTGATCAGGGTACTTATGACAAGCTCCTCTCTGAAGCTCCCAAATTCAAGCTCATCACTCCTTCCATTCTCTCTGATCGTTTGAGG ATTAATGGATCACTTGCAAGGAGGGCTATAAGAGAGTTGATGGCTAGAGGTTCAGTTAGACTGGTTTCCGCTCACGCGAGTCAGCAGATTTACACTAGAGCAACAAACACCTAG